The following proteins come from a genomic window of Maylandia zebra isolate NMK-2024a linkage group LG22, Mzebra_GT3a, whole genome shotgun sequence:
- the maco1a gene encoding macoilin-1, whose translation MMKRRNADCSKLRRPLKRNRITEGIYSSTFLYLKFLVVWVLVLLADFVLEFRFEYLWPFWLFIRSVYDSFRYQGLAFSVFFVCVAFTSDIICLLFIPVQWLFFAASTYVWVQYVWHTERGVCLPTVSLWILFVYIEAAIRFKDLKNFHVDLCRPFAAHCIGYPVVTLGFGFKSYVSYKMRLRKQKEVQKENEFYMQLLQQALPPEQQMLQRQEREAEEAALAKGISEVEPTVVSQNGAPPGKKSTSVPLPELEYREKGKDTSAKEGKKQNTVGINNNSIIHALDSKLQETEYIENYVGAKRLNNDLAGDNTHADTNTHTSSKEEIGGMGKNYKNASGGGGGSNSSPRNHSSANGSVPPGSSANKNEKKQKGAGKGQKDPVENCIPNNQLGKPDALVRLEQDVKRLKADLQANRQLESELRSQLSSLSSQDRSLRSELSQLRQDNELLQNKLHSAVQAKQKDKQTISQLEKRLKAEQEARALVEKQLAEERKRKKMEEATAARAVALAAATRVESTDSLRGRIRELETECKKLSMDMKLAEEQIRDLEGKCQELRKYKENEKDTEVLMSALSAMQEKTQHLENSLSAETRIKLDLFSALGDAKRQLEIAQGQIHQREQEIAELKQKIAEVMAVMPSLSYSSDGSNLSPVTPHYSSKFMDNSPSSLDPNASVYQPLKK comes from the exons CACGTTCCTGTACCTGAAGTTCCTGGTAGTGTGGGTGTTGGTCCTGCTGGCTGACTTTGTGCTCGAGTTCCGCTTTGAGTATCTGTGGCCTTTTTGGCTTTTCATTCGAAGTGTCTACGACTCCTTCAGATATCAGGGGCTG GCATTCTCCgtcttctttgtgtgtgttgcgTTTACATCAGACATCATATGCCTTCTCTTCATCCCCGTCCAATGGCTGTTTTTTGCTGCCAGCACCTACGTATGGGTCCAGTATGTCTGGCACACAG AGAGAGGAGTCTGTCTACCCACTGTATCGCTGTGGATCCTGTTTGTGTACATCGAAGCTGCCATACGATTCAAAGATCTGAAGAACTTTCACGTAGACCTGTGTCGACCCTTTGCTGCTCACTG TATCGGCTATCCAGTGGTGACTCTAGGCTTCGGCTTTAAGAGCTACGTTAGCTACAAGATGCGACTGAGGAAACAGAAGGAAGTGCAAAAGGAGAATGAGTTCTACATGCAGCTCCTACAGCAGGCGTTACCTCCAGAGCAGCAGATGCTGCAGAGACAAGAGCGGGAGGCAGAAGAAG CTGCCTTAGCTAAAGGAATCTCAGAGGTAGAGCCCACAGTGGTGTCCCAAAACGGAGCACCTCCTGGAAAGAAAAGCACTTCAGTACCATTACCTGAGCTGGAGTACCGGGAAAAAGGGAAGGACACTTCTGCAAAAGAGGGCAAAAAACAGAACACAGTTGGAATCAATAACAACAGTATTATACACGCACTGGACTCCAAACTACAGGAGACGGAATATATTGAGAACTACGTTGGggcaaaaagactgaacaacGACCTGGCAGGCGACAACACGCACGCCGACACCAACACGCACACTTCTTCTAAAGAGGAAATTGGGGGGATGGGGAAGAACTACAAAAATGCCAGCGGAGGAGGCGGAGGCAGCAACTCGTCACCTCGGAATCACAGTTCTGCCAACGGCAGCGTGCCGCCAGGTTCCTCAGCTAATAAGAATGAGAAGAAGCAGAAGGGAGCAGGGAAGGGGCAGAAGGATCCGGTGGAGAACTGCATCCCCAATAACCAGCTGGGAAAGCCAGATGCTCTAGTGCG ACTGGAGCAGGATGTGAAGCGTCTGAAGGCAGATCTTCAGGCCAACAGGCAGCTGGAGTCGGAGCTGCGGAGTCAGCTTTCCTCTCTGAGCAGCCAGGATCGTAGCCTGCGCTCCGAACTGAGCCAGCTGCGCCAGGACAACGAGCTGCTACAGAACAA GCTCCACAGTGCTGTCCAGGCCAAGCAGAAGGATAAGCAGACCATCTCCCAGCTGGAAAAGAGACTAAAGGCTGAGCAAGAGGCTCGGGCTCTGGTTGAGAAACAGCTGGCTGAggaaaggaagaggaagaagatggaAGAGGCCACTGCCGCCAGAGCTGTAGCTCTTGCAGCTGCAACCAG AGTGGAGTCGACCGATTCGCTCCGCGGTCGTATCAGAGAGCTGGAGACAGAGTGTAAGAAGCTCAGCATGGATATGAAACTCGCAGAGGAGCAGATTAGAGACCTGGAGGGCAAATGTCAG GAGCTGCGCAAGTATAAAGAGAACGAGAAGGACACCGAGGTGTTGATGTCAGCGCTGTCCGCCATGCAGGAGAAGACCCAACACCTGGAGAACAGCCTCAGCGCCGAGACCAGGATCAAACTGGACCTCTTCTCTGCACTGGGGGATGCcaagaggcagctggagatagCACAAG GTCAGATCCACCAGAGGGAGCAGGAGATTGCAGAGCTGAAGCAGAAGATAGCAGAGGTGATGGCAGTGATGCCCAGCCTGTCCTACTCGTCAGATGGCAGCAACCTGAGCCCCGTGACCCCGCACTACTCCTCCAAGTTCATGGACAATAGTCCCTCCTCCCTGGACCCCAACGCCTCAGTTTACCAGCCCCTTAAAAAGTGA